DNA sequence from the Coffea arabica cultivar ET-39 chromosome 11c, Coffea Arabica ET-39 HiFi, whole genome shotgun sequence genome:
TGTAGCTGTATGGCCTGCTTCACCGTGGTTTCAACACAGATTTCTAGTAAATTACACGCCAATACGATCATAATTGGATGGCAGTGTAATATCTACTAGTATATGGTTATCATTTGATGATAGTCGGTTCAGATTTCTATCATATTCTTTTGGACTATTAATTTAtgattaaattttatatacattaaactgataatatatacactatcataATTAGATGTATGATAcatatatgcaaaatttaaattatgtgtcatgcatcaTCTGCTGAAattgtatacactgtcagtacaTAGAAGATTAATCCTTAATTTATTACgaacatttttcttaaaatttttggtTGGTAAAAGTCATTACTTACACAAAATTCGACCAAGGGATCTCGAGATTTCTTAGTTGCAGCTACAACCACAAAGTGCAAGAGCttgtttaaattgttattttttgaaatttttataaaaaaatataatattataacAATTTGACGCACGTAAAGTAAAAGGACAAGTATTTAAAAATTATGTTTATGAAAAGTGTAAAACTGAGAAATGCCAATTCAAAGGAGGCTATTGAGCTAAAATGATGATAAAGAAGACGGTAGGGTTGTCTGCCATCACAATTTTAGTACATAGAGGTTAGAAGAGTTGGTGCATATAATCCTTGCAACCCTAATTGGGTGGGTAAATCAAGACCTAGGCTGCGGTTTTGGTTAGGTCAAAATTAACACAACCATTGACCTCCTGAAATTAATTGCTTTATGAGGATTTGATGAACTAACAGTAGTATTAAGTTTGCAACGAAACCTGTTTCAGTCATTCGTTGATCCCAGCTGCCCCCACCAGACCTCCACTTTCCTATCCACACTTCCCCTACCAATAGGATTTCACCTTTCCTTTCACGGGCTCATTCTGCTGCTCTCAGCATTCATTCTTTCATCCCGTGAATCGCGACGCATAAAGAAATATCATGACCGTCAGTTTCAGTGACTGAAGAAAGGAAAGGATGGAGAAGTTTAATTCGAACGGTGGATGGGCGGAGGCTACAAAGTTTTACCCGTGAAACCACCACCACGAGATCTTCGCTCCCTCTCATAAAGAGTCACAGGAGCAGAGACGCGGCTTTCCAGCCTGGACTCCTTTCAATTTATTCCATCGCTGTCACCTCTCTGGATCAATCCAGGGTCCCACCTTGGCTTTCAAAATTGCATACAACCCGGTATACGTCTAGCCCATGTAAATACCTAAGCTACCCTTCCacgaatttttaaaatttttttctttttttttcttttaatgatttaaacttttttttagggttaattacatttacctcccctgaagtttgaccatattaccaatcaatccctataatttgtccaaataatgGTCTCACcttttgaatgatcaaacatttaacaaaaattcCCTTAATAccgaaaatgcccttattgaggTCATGTTGCAtcaaaaaaagaacatatttttattttattaaccctgaaacaatccaaaaaaatagaaaaaaatttttgcttattattttataaaaaccatatctttgcttccataaatagttttgaatcaatcattattttaaatcttaaaaatgaatattaaaaattagataaattgaaagaaaaataaaaaaagaagaaattattttaattcctgaaGTATGGTTCAAATTGAGGAAAACATGCCTTGTGCTCTCCGCAACATGCCTTGAACcacaaattcaaacccatacttgaggatttaaaataattgcttcttttttatttttctttcaatttatctaatttttaatattcatttttaagatttaaaataattattgattcaaaactatttatggaagcaaagatatggtttttataaaataataagcaaaaattttttctatttttttggattgcttcagggttaataaaataaaaatatgttctttttttaatgcaacgtgacctcaataagggcattttcggcattaaaggggtttttgttaaatatTTGATCATTCAAAGAGTGAGATCGTTATTTGAACAAATTACAaggattgattggtaatatagtcaaacttcaggggaggtaaatgtaattaaccttttttttttttatgcttcAAAAGGATTGTGGGGTAGTAGGAagtaaatcatccaaaaactctCACCGTACTAAGATAGCAAAATATTACCCGAAAATGTTCAAAATTTAGGTGTTGTTTAAAGATTGGTTcttaataattataattatctTTCATTCTTATCCATTAACCAAAATGTTAACGGAACTTTCGTACTACAAtgtcttaaaaaaaaatatatatttcttATCTAAACTTGTAACTGACTACTTGGCCACGATGGCTACATCAATAAAGATTTTCTCCAAATTCTCACAATCAAATGTTCGTATGAATGCCAAAGGTCTTTATTATTTAGTTAGATAAGATGAGCTATTCATATATTGACCATGTAAATATATTGATGATGTAAATGAATGTTACTCCTTATAGAACATTTGCTGTGAGGTAAGGTTTTAGGCCCCTCttctatttaataaataaagggcctgtttggaacctgggttttttgggagtttgtctaaaactttactgtagtgcactgtagaagtttttgaaaaaattttgtagaagtttttgtaaggtgaaaaacttttttgtagaagtttttgaaatgttACTGTAGactttttttggattatttttagaggtatttttaaaacatatttttgagtattttataatttataatttttatacttttatattcttaaacatttatgcatttataaatatttagaaataaatataaatgtataaatgtataattaatataaatggataaattataaatgaatattatataaatgtataaattataatttataaatgtatatgatgattatgtataaatgtattaatataattaatataaatgtataaatgtattaatattatgtataattaatattgtttataatttataatttttattgtttaaatatttatatgcatttatgcatttataaatatttataaataaatatatttatatatttatataaaaatatataaatgtattatattatatataatacataatatacatatatttataaatgtataaatgtataattaatataaatgtatatattataaatgaatattatataaatgtataaattataatttataaatgtatatgatgattatgtataactgtattaatataattaatataaatgtataaatgtattaatattatatataaatgtataattaatattgtttataagttataatttttattgtttaaatatttatatatatttatgcatttataatacatttataaataaatatatttatatagttatataaaaatatataaatgtattatattatatataatgcataatataaatatatttacaaatgtaataattgtatattattataaatgaatattatataaatatataaattaatatgttataaatgtataaatatataatattatgtataaatgtattaatataattaatataaatgtataaatatattagtattatgtataaatgtataattaatattgtgtgttaatattatgtataaatgtattatgttatacataatacataatataattgtatataaatatacataaatatatatacataaatgtgtaatatatataatatgtattatatatattaaatatataatatataatatttatataaatgtataattacatatttatattaatattaatttatatggtatataatatttatataaatgtataaaaatatattttaaataaaataaaatatttataatatgtttaaataaatatataaatatataatatatataataaatttttgaggGTGAGggattcaaaaattcaaaaaaattttttgaggttGCCGGCGGCGCCGGAATAGGTGATCGGCTCGAGGAGAGGTGGTGGAGGCGGTGTCTGGTGTGGTGGGGTTGGGTGAGGgaggaagaaaattttttgagaaattttttgtgtataatttttgaagtgtgtaggtaaaaaactttgaaaagttttttggggttcctgtagcaaaagttgttaaaaaactagtagctaaaaaacttggtaaaaaactaggGTGCCAAACAAGCCCAAAATTAGTGGTTACCATCCTTATTTCATGTATGacattttatcaaataaaaaaaagcttatattttatttctcaacttttgttcttttggctTCTATATTAGATTAAATATTGGATGTAACGCAATTCTCTTGGATAGTTTTCGCCTTTTACTACTTCAGCTTCTACCTTTTGTTGAACTTTTCACTATTGGTTTCTAATTATCTTGTATAATACTTGTTCCACTTCtgccaacaaaacaaaaaaaaaaaaagtcaattatTTGTATAAAAAAATCATATAAAGTTTGTTTACTCTATCCGCACTTATGTTTTGTACCGTATTTGAAGCCAAATGTgattgaatttttattttactcaTGATTTTTCTATCAAAGATATGTTTATAATTCATTTAACAAGCTCAGATGAGGTGGCAAAATGACTTAAAATGTTTATTAAATAAATACATATACACTAGCATAAGATTGAGGCAAATGATTTATtcgagcttttttttttaaaaaaattttccacaGCAAATCTCTAGCAAAATAACAATCAATATTCAAAAGTTGAATGCACTTTGAAAAGAGTAAAATTGTCATTTCAACCAAATTAGCAATGGCATTAAAAACATGGACTGTGATATTAAAGCTATCCTAATTGACTGTCATTATATGCTACAATCATTGATTAATCTCTTAGTACAAGTATTAGCGTATCTATAGTAGGAGAATAAATTCATTCTCCACCTCatttacaaattaaaaaaaaaaaaatctaacccGGGCTAAGAAGGTCATTTCATATTGATATGTTTACTtttccatttattttttatccccACACTTTCGTACTCGGACAGTTGGACTTCCATACTCATCCTCTTATGACTTAATCTCTGATCTCCCATGACCACTCTCCCAAAACAGCCAAACTCCTCCAATACCTCCTCTTCCCACCACCGCCACCGCTCCCACAATGCCACCTGACACCAGAACCACCGCACTACTCCTCCTCaccatcctcctcctcctcctcagctCTCACACTCCCTCCACCGCAGACCTCCCGCAATTTCGGGAAGCCCCAGCATTCCGCAACGGCCAGCGCTGCCCAATCTCCACATGGCCCTCCAACCCACACGACCCTTCCACCATCCACGTCGCCATGACACTTGACTACTCCACGCCATACCTCCGTGGCTCCATCGCCGCGGTCTTCTCAGTCCTCCAGCACTCCACCTGCCCAGAAAACACCTTCTTCCACTTCCTCACCACCACCCGCCACCGCCATTTCCAAAACCTCAACTCCACCATCACCTCCACTTTCCCCTACCTCCGTTTCCATCTCTACCACTTCTCCCCCGCCTTAGTCAACCACCTCATCTCCTCCTCCATCCGCACCGCCCTCGACCAACCCTTGAATTACGCCCGCATTTACCTCGCCGACCTCCTTCCCTCCACCGTCAACCGCATTATATACCTCGACTCTGACCTCATCATCGTCGATGACATCTCCAAGCTCTGGAAAATCAATCTCTCGGCGCATATTCTCGGCGCCCCCGAATATTGCCACGCAAATTTCACCAACTATTTCACTCCCAAATTTTGGTCCAACAGATACTTCTCCAGCACTTTTAATAACCGTGCCACATGTTATTTCAACACAGGGGTTATGGTGATGGATTTAACGAAATGGAGAACAAATGGGTGCACGAGAAAACTGGAGCATTGGATGAGGATTCAAAAGAAGTATAGAATTTATGAGCTGGGCTCATTGCCGCCGTTTTTGTTGGTTTTCGCCGGGAATGTCGAGGGGGTTGAGCACAGATGGAATCAACATGGACTCGGGGGGGATAATCTCGAAGGTTTGTGTAGAGATTTGCATCCGGGTCCCGTTAGTCTGCTGCATTGGAGCGGAAAAGGGAAGCCATGGTTGAGATTGGACTCGAAGAAACCTTGTCCGTTGGATAGCCTTTGGGCTCCGTACGATTTGTTTAAACATCGGCCATTGATCTCCGATAGTTGATGATGCTGGTCGCAGGAGATTGTTGCCCCGTCACCGTGAGTGAGTAATTGGGATGGAAACAGGTGAGGAGAgaacgaaaaaggaaaaatgaggaCAGAACAGAAAGATTTATATGGTGACGTGAGAGGAAGAATACTTTTGGGGTTTTGGTGGAATGGTGTGGCAGAGCTCTGGTGTGGTACTGTCGGTGGGTTTTTCTTGGCCGTCCGATGTGTGAGATCAGGACGGTAAGatttggtggtggtggtggtggaatgCGGATATGATGGGTGCATTGTGATGCTGGGTCCTATTTTTGGGAGTGGTTGGATTCCATGTTGCTATCagagtttgttttgttttcttggtgGCAGTGGTGATGGAGCTGctaattgagttttttttttttttttttttaatatatgtgCATGTTGTACTACTTTTTAACCTACTACTACAACTACTGCTTGTGGTTGGTTCTTTGATTGTTTCTGATGATCATAATCAGAATTGAGAAAATTATTCATTATTGATTGATCCCTTTGCTTTCATCCACTAGAGTGTCTGTTTGATCTTATCCTAGCAGGTGAATATGATGAAATTTGTTTTCTTGTGAAAGCAATCAACAGATATGGGAGGGGACTGCTCTGATCAATTGGCCATTGGATACCTTTGAATAGCCTTAAGTGAAAAATGAGCAAATTCTAGTGATAGCATCAGAAGACATGTAAAAGGGACTGAATCGAAACTCGATAAAGCACTTAATAATGCTATTGATGATCATGAAAGTCTGGCAGCGTTCAGGTCAGGCAAGCTTTTATTGCGATATATCTGTCGGCTACTGGCCGTGCATATTTCCATGGTTTATGAAGGCCCATCCATTTTCGCGCCTGATGCCTGCAGTGCTGACTAGCATCCGGATTCCAGGCTCCTTTCGACTGGGTTAGAAAGGAAAACAGGGAAAAGGTGGATTAACGATTAAGAAGAGCTCGTCCGGAGTCATGTTGAGTAACtttcaacttcaactttttgattttttttttttgttattaaaaaaaaactcacagCTTACAATAGAGGAGGGGAATCCCATTTTACTCTTATAATGCAGACTAGAGCGAAAAAACTTCCATCACATGGTGGAAAAAATTTCACTATTGTAAGTGGAGTGCAAAAGGAAGTATTGGGCTCGCCCTCAGAATCTTGAAATAATATAGTTGTGCAATTAGGTCCCCCTTGCCCAACATAAGACGCTGTTCAAGTTTGATTTGAATAGCTGGCAAACCAAGTTCAAACGAGCTGTTACCAAATCGAGCTCGATTCGAATGTCGAATAGCTTAGTTCCATCTTTCGATCCTAATCATGAAAATCTTTTAGTATTAGTTTAAGAGCTCCGGAAAAAGGAATAGGGGAGGACTTGAGAGTCAAATTAGGCTTCTTTTTATGTTGCTGGACcttggaacatttaatcataGATATCATTGCGAGAAAGAGAAGCAATAGACATAAAATTAGGCAAAGCCTTGGGATATGGACTGGACTTCATGAGAAAATGTGTCGAGATAAAAaagtaacatttttttttttttcggtcaaAAAAGCAACCTAACATTCCCCAGTCTCCCATGCTTCCTTTTGCATTGTGTGGACTCTTGGGCCAAAAACTTATCAAGCCATTCTAGTTTTCAGATTGTTTTAAAGTCCAGGACTGGATTCAGAAACCCATACTGGGGATATTAACTTCGGCCATCTGGCCCACTGAATTGACCTCCGTATCAATTGTGGCCTGTGTTGCTCACAAATCCATTGAATCGACCTACGCGTCAATTGTGGCCTGTATTTTTTGTATTTCCCTCCACAAAAAATACCTGAAATAACTGTCCCTTTTGggaaaataaatacaaaaaacaaaataaaataaaaaatctaaGAAACGGACGACGCCATGAAAGAAAGCAACAGAGCGCAGTCCTAGGCTAGCCTAAAATTGCTGAAACAAATTCTTCAAGACAGAACTCTGatgatttcttttgtttcccaagCATAATTTTAGGTACTAAAATTCCTCATAGATCCTCGAAACAATCATGGCTACGGTTGCCACCAGTGGGGTTGGATTAAGTGGAGCAAGACTCCATGCTTTCAACTCCAGCAAAccattttctccatttcttggGAAGAAGCTCAAGATTAAACCAATTTCTGAGTCAATTCATCCAACAAAGTTTAACCATGCAAAATCCAGGAATCTTCTTGTTTTAGCATCTGGGTTGGATTTAATGAGCTTTGTCAACGATCTTTTTGTTGGGGTTGGAGTTGGACTTCCATGTACGGTCATGGAGTGTGGTGATATAATTTATAGAAGCACACTTCCAAGGTCAAATGGTCTCACAGTTACAGTTCCTGGGACGATTTTAGCACTGGGTGCTTTGTCTTATTTGTGGGCTACTCCTGGTGTTGCCCCTGGTTTTTTTGATATGTTTGTGCTTGCATTTGTTGAAAGACTGATTAGACCTACCTATCGGAAGGTTAGTTGATTGTctggtgaatttttgattttgtaaagttttgaggataaaatctttggaatttggataatttgattttgttttgtGGTGGCAGGAAGATTTTGTGCTTGGGAGGAAATTAGGTGAAGGGTCTTTTGGTGTGGTTCATAGAGCTTCATGGGCTAAAAAGCCCTCCCCAAAGGTAAATATTTGACAGGAACTTGCTTGTATCAAAgttttgtttattgtttatgtTATTTCAGCCCTTTCGGATTTTTTCCCCTTTATGTGCTTTGCATGTACTATAGGGAATATTGTTGAGGTTATGCTGGTCCCTCCTTGAACTTTGATGGAATATTTTCTTCCATTCTTTTGCTCAAATGCTCAGACTTTATAAAGAACCTAATCACATGTACATGTATCAagttttttccaaactttttgtCAATCTggaatgaatgtgttattaggCCACAGTTTGCATTAATATTAGTTGATAAAGATGTCTAGAAGGCATGTTTGCTAATTTCTATTGGTAGCTATCCTAAAATAACAATAGTTGCTATTGGTTGTCACTCAAAGGGTGGAGAGTTAGTCTTGAAAAAGGCTACTGAATATGGAGCAGTGGAGATATGGATGAATGAACGTGTGCGAAGGGCATGTGCTAGTAGCTGTGCTGATTTTGTGTATGGCTTTCTCGAGGTGCTGCTCTCTTTGCCTAATGTTGCTAAGTATGATTATAGCAGAGATAATAAGACAGCTTCAAGCACATATCTATAACTTTTGCAAATTGGATTCAGAGTTCTTCAAAGAAACAAGCTGAATATTGGCTTATATGGCGTTTTGACGGGGAAGCCACACTTGCTGATTTAATGCAAAGTAGGGAGTTTCCTTACAATGTTGGTACCACTTCTGTCTCACCTTAATTCTAAATCTGTGATGCAGAACAAATCTCCTTGATGGAATTTTCAAGTAGATATATTATGATGTGGAAATCATCTGTTCCATATGTTATCCATTTTGAACATCACTATGACTTATTATGTGTATTTGCTTAGGTGCATATTAGACGTGCACAATTCCATGAAGGCTCACGGTAGCATATTTAAGGACATAGCTGCTGGCCTAAAAAAGTGCCAACTCTTTCGTTTTGTAACTTATATATTCAATTCATGACATGAATTATATGTATTGTTACATAATGACGTAGGCCAACCATTGGACCATAGCTGTGCTTATTGTTCCATAGTGTAAAGCCCTAAGATAATAGGATTTCCCTCCAAACATAGCTGTGCTTATTGTTCCAAAGTGGTAGAGTAACTGATTCTTAATAGAAACAATAATGTTGTATTGTGAGGACAGAAGAGAATAAAACTGTACTCTCTTCAGGAAAAATTTCATAGAGCTTGCCtgccaaaaggaaaaagattatAGTTGTCCATATTATGATGAACTGGTAGGCAAACAAAGATATCATTGGTAGCTCTCCAGGTACAGAGTAACAACGGTGGCCACAAGAACTTCTCAAAGTGACAATTGTGTTGTCAGGACCAGAAGGGTGTCAAAATACTAGCTGAGATTGGTTTCTATTGATAGTCTTTAGCCTCTATCCCAAGCTTTCAGTGAGTTGAAGGTGAATTTGGCTACCTTTATGAGTGAAACAGTAGAAATAGATTTCTAGAACTGCAAGAAAGAAGaagatttacaaagaaaatcaGGAATTACTGAAACAAGGAGCACAGAAAAGAAAACTTGGAAATTGAATGAGAAGTCAAATATTTGTTCAACTGAAAAGAAATGTTTGCTAGTAGGAAAATTCTTGTCCAAGAATTAAGAATCCGTTGTCCAGATTTCCCCTTCTGGCACTCAAAGGGTAGAGCCTGTAGATTGACTGCTGAAACTATGAATCCTGACTAGACACACAAGATTAAGATGGTGACCTCTCCAGCTTTGCTTCAGTTAGATGCTCTAGATTAGAAACTGATTCCTTTTTCACATGGCAAAGTGCTTCACGGGTGGATTTCTGAGGTTGAAAACTTTTCCAGTATATCCAGGTCTTTGAGTCACTTTTGTTGTAAAATATGCCAAATgagtccccccccccccctccccctctcctGGAAAAGAAGTCCTAGTTGTTTATCTCCCTTTAACCTATATTAGCAATAGGTTGATCTAACTATGGTTTTGTGTTCATTATCTTGTCTAAAGAAAAGGTCAATGCTTTTGTACACTTTTTGCAATGAGTTGCTGAGACGGTCTCTATATGACATATAAGATCAAATTTACATTTCTAGCCTCTTCTGCTAACCTTAATGAAGTTTTCGCAAACTTAAAGGTGGAAGCACTGCTTCTCGGGGAGGTTAACAACTTGCCTAAGGCTCtagaaagggaaaatcaaaTTATCCAGACTATTTTGGGACAGATCTTGTTTGCATTAGATGGTCTTCACTCAACCGGAATTGTCCACAGAGATATTAAGCCACAGAACATAAATTTCACTGAAGGTGACTGTTTTGTGCCAACCTTACTTATTAGCAGCTCGCTTAAACTCTCTCTCTATTGTTTCtttcagttttttttctttttcttttcatttttcttcattaaaTGTGATGCAGGTTCTCGCACATTCAAAATCATTGATCTTGGAGCTGCTACAGATTTAAGGGTGGGCATCAATTATATTCCTAAGGAGTTTCTGTTAGATCCAAGGTAACTTTTCAGCTCAACAAAAATCAATCACTGCCAGGAGCATGTTGGTTTCTTTTCTATACACTAAAGTACTCAAACTTGCAAATAGCTGCTGATAAAGTACTAAAGTTTCTAGGACAGCCTAATCTAATGTCATTATCAAACCAATAAGAAAGTATCAGTTAGTTACTCATGAGAAATCCTGTAAAATCCTGGATATTGACCCAAATCCTTACCTGGGGTCATCTACTCAAATGTTACCTTTTTCattaggaaaagaaaattatgtTGAGCAAAGTATCAATCAACTTCAGTTATCTCAGATCAAAATGTGTAATAGTCCTTCCCTACACCAAAATTCATCCCAGAATTAGTGGCCATCTTGGTTCTCTTAGTCATGTGAAAATGCTAGGAAAAATTCACTGCAGGGATGAGAGGGTTAGAAAATGGAGCGCTACAAACCTCCACCCCTCCTTTCCCCAAAAACAACCTTTTTAGTCATACAGGAAATGTTCTTCGTAGAAAAAGCCAACCAACCATCAAGTATACTTTGTTTTTGGGAAGGGAAGAAGAAGAGGGAAGGAGCGAATTTTTGGGCAATGGAACAACTTTAAAGTTGActtcttttgtacttttggaagTCCATCACAATTAAGAATATTTTTGTT
Encoded proteins:
- the LOC113716721 gene encoding serine/threonine-protein kinase STN7, chloroplastic-like — its product is MATVATSGVGLSGARLHAFNSSKPFSPFLGKKLKIKPISESIHPTKFNHAKSRNLLVLASGLDLMSFVNDLFVGVGVGLPCTVMECGDIIYRSTLPRSNGLTVTVPGTILALGALSYLWATPGVAPGFFDMFVLAFVERLIRPTYRKEDFVLGRKLGEGSFGVVHRASWAKKPSPKGGELVLKKATEYGAVEIWMNERVRRACASSCADFVYGFLESSSKKQAEYWLIWRFDGEATLADLMQSREFPYNVEALLLGEVNNLPKALERENQIIQTILGQILFALDGLHSTGIVHRDIKPQNINFTEGSRTFKIIDLGAATDLRVGINYIPKEFLLDPRYAAPEQYIMSTQTPSAPSAPVATALSPVLWQLNLPDRFDIYSAGLVFLQMAFPGLRNDNSLIQFKRQLKRCDYDLVAWRNTVEPRASNELRRGFELLDLDGGIGWELLTSMVRYKARQRVSAKEALAHPYFDREGLLAMSFMQNLRMQYYRVTQQDYSEALKWVVRLMAKSGTEQDGGFTEAQLQELRDIQPKKKSSAQRNALASALKLQRKIIRTLKESVDELNQRRKSVWWNRWIPREE
- the LOC113717356 gene encoding probable galacturonosyltransferase-like 3; translated protein: MPPDTRTTALLLLTILLLLLSSHTPSTADLPQFREAPAFRNGQRCPISTWPSNPHDPSTIHVAMTLDYSTPYLRGSIAAVFSVLQHSTCPENTFFHFLTTTRHRHFQNLNSTITSTFPYLRFHLYHFSPALVNHLISSSIRTALDQPLNYARIYLADLLPSTVNRIIYLDSDLIIVDDISKLWKINLSAHILGAPEYCHANFTNYFTPKFWSNRYFSSTFNNRATCYFNTGVMVMDLTKWRTNGCTRKLEHWMRIQKKYRIYELGSLPPFLLVFAGNVEGVEHRWNQHGLGGDNLEGLCRDLHPGPVSLLHWSGKGKPWLRLDSKKPCPLDSLWAPYDLFKHRPLISDS